From one Trifolium pratense cultivar HEN17-A07 linkage group LG1, ARS_RC_1.1, whole genome shotgun sequence genomic stretch:
- the LOC123903118 gene encoding transcription factor UNE12-like, whose amino-acid sequence MASEGLGDDFFEQILAVPENGVGYGRNMDHIRGVLQLGSTTTTPSAGAAGIMPLGLNLEQNHHGFLRHQQDATRFVDNVVESNITNNNNNHHQHQHLRLHDINNTSSSPSSTPGITDRDSMHMRGLFSTFGQLHTPTHAQPVRPMLPSPPPQPQLHLHHQHQQHFQSQQPNPASVTAMPQAPGIRPRVRARRGQATDPHSIAERLRRERIAERMKALQELVPSINKTDKAAMLDEIVDYVKFLRLQVKVLSMSRLGGAGAVAQLVADVPVSAVEGDDLEGGANQQAWAKWSNDGTEQQVAKLMEEDVGAAMQLLQSKALCIMPISLASAIFRMPQSDTSTIIKPESNNSHS is encoded by the exons ATGGCGTCGGAAGGATTAGGTGATGATTTCTTCGAGCAGATCTTAGCAGTACCTGAAAATGGAGTTGGATATGGAAGAAATATGGATCATATTAGAGGAGTGTTACAATTGGGATCAACTACGACTACACCTTCTGCTGGTGCTGCTGGAATAATGCCGTTGGGGTTAAATTTGGAACAAAATCATCATGGATTTCTCCGACACCAACAAGATGCAACACGGTTTGTTGATAACGTTGTTGAGAGTAACattaccaacaacaacaacaatcatcatcaacatcaacatctTCGTCTTCATGATATCAATAACACTTCATCTTCACCCTCTTCTACTCCGGGAATCACT GATAGAGATTCAATGCACATGAGGGGTTTGTTTTCAACGTTTGGACAATTGCATACTCCTACTCATGCTCAACCTGTACGTCCCATGCTCCCATCTCCACCTCCTCAACCCCAACTCCATCTTCACCATCAACACCAACAG CACTTTCAGAGCCAGCAGCCAAATCCAGCGTCTGTTACAGCCATGCCACAAGCCCCTGGCATCCGCCCTCGAGTACGAGCAAGAAGAGGCCAAGCTACAGACCCCCACAGCATTGCTGAGAGG TTGCGTCGTGAAAGAATCGCGGAAAGAATGAAGGCATTACAGGAGTTAGTTCCAAGTATCAACAAG ACGGACAAAGCAGCAATGCTTGATGAAATTGTTGATTATGTGAAGTTTCTTAGGCTCCAAGTTAAG GTCTTGAGCATGAGTAGACTTGGTGGAGCTGGAGCAGTTGCTCAACTTGTAGCTGATGTTCCTGTTTCTGCTGTGGAG GGGGACGACTTAGAAGGTGGAGCTAACCAGCAAGCCTGGGCGAAGTGGTCGAACGATGGAACAGAACAACAAGTGGCTAAACTTATGGAAGAAGATGTTGGTGCAGCTATGCAACTTCTTCAATCAAAAGCACTTTGTATCATGCCAATATCTCTAGCCTCAGCAATTTTTCGTATGCCTCAATCAGAcacatcaacaatcatcaagcCTGAATCAAACAACAGCCACTCATAG
- the LOC123903119 gene encoding sec-independent protein translocase protein TATA, chloroplastic-like, which yields METTLSLSSSSFIPRLPISSSYSSLSFLARNSNTSSLLLNKGRIKTRRTNDFTCKAFFGLGVPELVVIAGVAALVFGPKKLPEVGRSIGQTVKSFQQAAKEFEAELKKEPNSEEEISVANDKVEQDIKVSSTKDDSV from the exons ATGGAGACAACACTTTCCCTCTCTTCATCTTCATTTATCCCTAGGCTACCAATCTCTTCATCTTATTCTTCCTTATCCTTCTTAGCTAGGAACTCTAATACTTCCTCACTTCTCTTGAACAAAGGAAGAATCAAAACTAGAAGGACAAATGATTTCACCTGCAAGGCGTTTTTCGGACTAGGCGTGCCCGAGCTTGTTGTTATCGCAGGTGTTGCTGCTCTTGTTTTCGGCCCCAAGAAGTTACCCGAAGTTGGTCGTAGCATAGGCCAAACCGTCAAAAGCTTCCAACAG GCAGCAAAGGAGTTTGAGGCTGAGTTAAAAAAGGAGCCTAATTCTGAAGAAGAAATCTCTGTTGCGAATGACAAGGTGGAACAAGACATTAAGGTTTCTAGTACAAAGGATGATAGTGTATGA